In a genomic window of Caloenas nicobarica isolate bCalNic1 chromosome 1, bCalNic1.hap1, whole genome shotgun sequence:
- the SEPTIN10 gene encoding septin-10, with product MKRLDSKVNIIPIIGKADSISKTELQNFKNKIMNELINNDIQIYQFPTDDETVSEINTIMNGHLPFAVVGSMEEVKIGNKTVRARRYPWGIVQVENENHCDFVKLRKMLICTNMEDLREQTHVRHYELYRRCRLEEMGFRDIDPENGTVSLQEAIEAERQEFHLELRRKKEEIRQEFVQRMKEKDAILKEAKQQLQTEFEHRMLMLKEARLKLEEMEKGLEDEIAMFIHKKANAELLQSQSTFSTPALSLKRDKDRKK from the exons GTGAACATTATACCAATTATAGGCAAAGCAGACAGCATTTCTAAAACTGAACTACAGAAtttcaagaacaaaataatgaatgaattaattaataatGACATCCAGATATACCAGTTTCCAACTGATGATGAAACCGTTTCTGAAATTAATACCATCATGAAT GGGCATTTGCCGTTTGCTGTAGTAGGAAGTATGGAAGAGGTGAAAATTGGAAACAAAACGGTGAGAGCTCGTCGGTACCCTTGGGGCATTGTACAAG TGGAAAATGAGAACCACTGTGACTTTGTAAAGCTTCGCAAGATGCTTATTTGTACAAATATGGAAGACTTAAGAGAGCAGACTCATGTACGCCATTATGAGTTGTACAGACGCTGCAGACTGGAGGAGATGGGCTTCAGAGACATTGACCCTGAGAATGGAACAGTCAG TCTCCAGGAAGCCATTGAGGCAGAGAGGCAGGAGTTCCACCTTGAACTGcgaaggaagaaggaggagataAGACAAGAGTTTGTGCAGAGAATGAAGGAGAAAGACGCAATATTGAAAGAAGCAAAGCAACAG ttaCAGACTGAATTTGAACATCGTATGCTAATGCTTAAAGAAGCAAGACTGAAATTagaggaaatggaaaaaggCCTAGAAGATGAAATAGCTATGTTTATTCATAAGAAAGCTAATGCTGAATTACTCCAATCACAATCAACTTTCTCTACCCCTGCTCTTAGTTTGAAGAGAGACAAAGACCGCAAAAAGTAA